One Syngnathoides biaculeatus isolate LvHL_M chromosome 4, ASM1980259v1, whole genome shotgun sequence DNA window includes the following coding sequences:
- the mrpl41 gene encoding large ribosomal subunit protein mL41 yields MGVLSTLIRGLTRGADRMSEFISKRGSRSHNKGRGSRPAGVNLPSRKFLAIKAMIPEFVVPNLDGFKLKPYVSYRTPKGIEPPVTAESLFAEVVAPHIKKDFNEGIYDNVQLEKYGFEPTQEEKLFKLYPKNYVR; encoded by the coding sequence ATGGGCGTATTGTCTACACTGATAAGAGGCCTTACAAGGGGAGCAGACAGAATGTCGGAATTCATTAGCAAGCGAGGTTCGAGGAGTCATAATAAAGGCAGAGGTTCAAGACCTGCTGGAGTGAATCTCCCCAGCAGAAAGTTTCTGGCAATAAAGGCCATGATTCCTGAGTTTGTGGTACCTAATCTGGACGGCTTTAAACTCAAACCGTATGTGTCGTACCGCACCCCAAAAGGAATCGAGCCACCAGTGACTGCAGAGAGTTTGTTTGCCGAGGTGGTGGCTCCTCACATCAAGAAAGACTTCAATGAAGGGATTTATGACAATGTGCAACTGGAGAAATACGGATTTGAACCAACACAGGAAGAAAAGTTGTTTAAATTATACCCTAAgaactacgtgcgttga
- the dph7 gene encoding diphthine methyltransferase isoform X4 has translation MDTPAILDLKWCHVPVSGKVMLGLAAATGELQLYVFSDPQEGTPNLQTLSSVELGVDKLALSLDWSTGRMDSSSDVRVVCSDSAGHVSVLSLDEGSLMTLSQWKAHDFEAWISAFSYWDTQLVYSGGDDCKLKGWDLRIGPSSPTFVSKRHSMGVCSIQSNPHREHILATGSYDEKVLLWDGRNMQQPFSESLLGGGVWRLKWHPTHQHLLLAACMHNDFHILHCQQAMDSNKGACPVLASYILHNSLAYGADWSRLSLEEPAPVSHTAVDPKEQLTDSRGHLRIQYESPTASFDTSLEDDCGQYIPEGIAPQSTSSNSGDIFTPDQDVSSLSFLLASCSFYDHMLHLWHWDWAPAEAIDQC, from the exons ATGGACACACCAGCGATTTTAGATTTGAAATG GTGTCATGTGCCTGTGTCAGGAAAGGTCATGCTCGGACTGGCAGCTGCCACTGGAGAACTGCAGCTATATGTATTTTCAGACCCCCAG GAAGGCACTCCCAATCTCCAAACTCTGAGCAGCGTCGAGCTGGGTGTAGACAAGCTGGCTCTGTCATTAGATTGGTCCACAGGAAGAATGGACAG CAGCAGTGATGTGCGAGTGGTATGCAGCGACTCTGCAGGTCATGTCAGTGTGCTCTCTTTGGATGAAGGTTCTCTGATGACTTTATCACAGTGGAAGGCTCACGACTTTGAGGCTTGGATCTCAGCCTTCTCCTACTGGGACACACAGTTGGTATACTCAG GTGGAGATGACTGTAAGCTTAAAGGCTGGGACCTCAGGATCGGTCCTTCCAGCCCTACTTTTGTCAGTAAAAG GCATTCAATGGGTGTGTGCAGTATTCAGAGCAACCCACACCGGGAACACATTCTGGCAACAGGCAG CTATGATGAGAAGGTACTCCTGTGGGATGGCAGAAATATGCAGCAGCCTTTCAGTGAGAGTTTGCTTGGTGGTGGGGTGTGGAGGTTAAAATGGCATCCGACTCATCAGCATCTGCTGCTGGCAGCATGCAtgcacaatgacttccacataCTTCACTGTCAACAGGCCATGG ATTCCAACAAAGGTGCTTGTCCTGTTTTAGCCTCCTACATCCTCCACAACTCTCTGGCATATGGAGCAGACTGGTCTCGACTGTCCCTGGAGGAACCTGCTCCTGTCTCCCATACTGCTGTAGATCCAAAGGAACAGCTCACAGACAGCAGAGGACATCTGAGAATCCAGTATGAATCTCCCACTGCTAGCTTCGATACTTCCTTAGAAGATGATTGTGGGCAATACATCCCAGAAGGCATTGCTCCACAGTCTACAAGCTCCAATTCAGGCGACATCTTCACTCCTGATCAAGATGTTTCTTCATTGTCTTTTCTTCTTGCAAGTTGCTCATTTTATGATCATATGCTTCACTTGTGGCATTGGGATTGGGCTCCAGCTGAAGCAATAGATCAATGTTGA
- the dph7 gene encoding diphthine methyltransferase isoform X3: MAWKSRTRSLQVFDTELSADSVEWCPVSNCHRFLVCGTYELQKGKGEEDGAPNRTGRLYLFEYQHEALSPPLSERQRMDTPAILDLKWCHVPVSGKVMLGLAAATGELQLYVFSDPQEGTPNLQTLSSVELGVDKLALSLDWSTGRMDSSSDVRVVCSDSAGHVSVLSLDEGSLMTLSQWKAHDFEAWISAFSYWDTQLVYSGGDDCKLKGWDLRIGPSSPTFVSKRHSMGVCSIQSNPHREHILATGSYDEKVLLWDGRNMQQPFSESLLGGGVWRLKWHPTHQHLLLAACMHNDFHILHCQQAMDSNKGACPVLASYILHNSLAYGADWSRLSLEEPAPVSHTAVDPKEQLTDSRGHLRIQYESPTASFDTSLEDDCGQYIPEGIAPQSTSSNSGDIFTPDQDVSSLSFLLASCSFYDHMLHLWHWDWAPAEAIDQC; the protein is encoded by the exons AAAGGGGAAGAAGATGGTGCCCCAAACCGGACTGGTCGTTTGTACCTTTTTGAATATCAGCACGAGGCATTGAGTCCTCCTCTCTCTGAACGACAGCGCATGGACACACCAGCGATTTTAGATTTGAAATG GTGTCATGTGCCTGTGTCAGGAAAGGTCATGCTCGGACTGGCAGCTGCCACTGGAGAACTGCAGCTATATGTATTTTCAGACCCCCAG GAAGGCACTCCCAATCTCCAAACTCTGAGCAGCGTCGAGCTGGGTGTAGACAAGCTGGCTCTGTCATTAGATTGGTCCACAGGAAGAATGGACAG CAGCAGTGATGTGCGAGTGGTATGCAGCGACTCTGCAGGTCATGTCAGTGTGCTCTCTTTGGATGAAGGTTCTCTGATGACTTTATCACAGTGGAAGGCTCACGACTTTGAGGCTTGGATCTCAGCCTTCTCCTACTGGGACACACAGTTGGTATACTCAG GTGGAGATGACTGTAAGCTTAAAGGCTGGGACCTCAGGATCGGTCCTTCCAGCCCTACTTTTGTCAGTAAAAG GCATTCAATGGGTGTGTGCAGTATTCAGAGCAACCCACACCGGGAACACATTCTGGCAACAGGCAG CTATGATGAGAAGGTACTCCTGTGGGATGGCAGAAATATGCAGCAGCCTTTCAGTGAGAGTTTGCTTGGTGGTGGGGTGTGGAGGTTAAAATGGCATCCGACTCATCAGCATCTGCTGCTGGCAGCATGCAtgcacaatgacttccacataCTTCACTGTCAACAGGCCATGG ATTCCAACAAAGGTGCTTGTCCTGTTTTAGCCTCCTACATCCTCCACAACTCTCTGGCATATGGAGCAGACTGGTCTCGACTGTCCCTGGAGGAACCTGCTCCTGTCTCCCATACTGCTGTAGATCCAAAGGAACAGCTCACAGACAGCAGAGGACATCTGAGAATCCAGTATGAATCTCCCACTGCTAGCTTCGATACTTCCTTAGAAGATGATTGTGGGCAATACATCCCAGAAGGCATTGCTCCACAGTCTACAAGCTCCAATTCAGGCGACATCTTCACTCCTGATCAAGATGTTTCTTCATTGTCTTTTCTTCTTGCAAGTTGCTCATTTTATGATCATATGCTTCACTTGTGGCATTGGGATTGGGCTCCAGCTGAAGCAATAGATCAATGTTGA